Proteins encoded by one window of Candidatus Pelagibacter giovannonii:
- the clpP gene encoding ATP-dependent Clp endopeptidase proteolytic subunit ClpP: protein MTTNLLDQMNTLVPMVVEQSNKGERAYDIYSRLLKERIIFLVGPINDNVASLVTAQLLFLESEDPKKEINLYINSPGGLVTAGLGIYDTMQYIKPDISTLCIGQAASMGSFLLSAGKKGKRFSLPNSRIMVHQPSAGYQGQATDIEIHANEVMALKKRLNEIYSKHTGKSIDDVKKALERDNFMTPNVAKEFGLIDNVVENRS from the coding sequence ATGACAACAAATTTATTAGATCAAATGAACACTCTTGTACCGATGGTTGTTGAACAATCAAACAAAGGTGAGAGAGCTTATGATATTTATTCAAGACTTCTTAAAGAGAGAATTATTTTTTTAGTAGGACCAATAAATGATAACGTAGCATCTCTAGTTACGGCACAACTTTTATTTTTAGAGTCTGAGGATCCAAAAAAAGAAATTAATTTATATATTAATAGCCCTGGAGGACTTGTGACTGCAGGTCTTGGAATCTATGACACTATGCAATACATTAAACCAGATATTTCAACATTATGTATCGGTCAAGCTGCATCAATGGGTTCATTTTTGTTATCTGCGGGCAAAAAAGGTAAAAGATTTTCTTTGCCAAACTCTAGAATTATGGTTCATCAACCTTCTGCTGGTTATCAGGGGCAGGCTACTGATATTGAAATTCATGCAAATGAAGTTATGGCCTTGAAAAAGAGACTTAATGAGATTTACTCAAAGCATACTGGAAAATCTATTGATGATGTTAAGAAAGCACTAGAACGTGATAATTTTATGACTCCAAATGTTGCAAAAGAGTTTGGTTTGATTGACAATGTAGTTGAAAACAGATCTTAA
- the tig gene encoding trigger factor, with product MKVTVENKKGLNKDIKVFIDKKTMNSYMDEKYEEIKKTVNLKGFRPGKVPKEILKRQFGQAIFSELLDKVLKDTSVKALEDNKIKPAGQPKLDLKTYGEDKDLEYVMSVTELPKVELKSVENIKFDEYSVKIDAKETDKRIKEIAKSQNNFKEVAADVKAVDENLVIFDYKATIDGKDFKGGEGKNTQLILGKDLFIKGFDKQLTGVKKNDEKSVDVTLPENYPQKEYANKKANFICKIIEVKKSEEVKIDDVFAKNLGAKDLADLKTLVSKQINDEYKNSLDKLAKTQILKEIENFKVDEIPENLIEEEVKILAQGMTEEDFKKNRKNFEKIAKKRIKVGLILNEFGEQNKVKVTEQEVQTEVQKQLRMMPGQEKMVMEFYQKNPSALASLRGTVYEEKIIDLIKTKAKPSKKEISKEEAEKILKEHQKQDHNHEHDHDQPEEKRSKPSSSKKPTAKKASEPAKTEKKLKPSGSKKTPAKKVSKK from the coding sequence ATGAAAGTTACAGTAGAAAATAAAAAAGGTTTAAATAAAGATATTAAAGTTTTCATAGATAAAAAAACTATGAATTCTTATATGGATGAAAAATATGAAGAAATTAAAAAGACTGTTAACTTAAAAGGTTTTAGACCAGGAAAAGTCCCTAAAGAGATTTTAAAAAGACAATTTGGTCAGGCAATTTTTAGTGAACTTCTTGATAAAGTTCTTAAAGATACTTCAGTTAAAGCTTTAGAAGATAATAAAATTAAGCCAGCCGGACAACCCAAACTTGATCTTAAAACTTATGGTGAAGATAAAGATCTTGAATATGTAATGTCAGTGACAGAACTTCCAAAAGTCGAACTTAAGTCTGTTGAAAATATTAAATTTGATGAATATTCAGTTAAAATTGATGCAAAAGAAACTGATAAAAGAATTAAAGAAATAGCAAAAAGTCAAAATAATTTTAAAGAAGTAGCAGCTGATGTTAAGGCAGTAGATGAAAATTTAGTTATATTTGACTACAAAGCAACAATTGATGGAAAAGATTTTAAGGGTGGTGAAGGAAAAAACACACAATTAATTTTAGGTAAGGATTTATTTATTAAGGGCTTTGACAAGCAGCTAACTGGTGTTAAAAAAAATGATGAAAAATCTGTCGATGTTACACTTCCTGAAAATTATCCACAAAAAGAATACGCAAATAAGAAAGCTAATTTTATTTGTAAAATTATAGAGGTTAAAAAATCAGAAGAAGTAAAAATAGATGATGTTTTTGCTAAAAATTTAGGTGCAAAAGATCTTGCTGACCTAAAAACATTGGTTAGCAAACAGATCAATGATGAGTATAAAAATTCTCTAGATAAATTGGCTAAAACTCAAATCTTGAAGGAAATTGAAAACTTTAAGGTTGATGAAATTCCGGAAAATTTAATTGAAGAAGAGGTTAAAATTTTAGCACAAGGTATGACAGAAGAAGATTTTAAAAAAAACAGAAAAAACTTTGAAAAAATTGCCAAAAAAAGAATTAAGGTTGGATTAATTTTAAATGAATTTGGCGAACAGAATAAAGTTAAAGTTACTGAACAAGAAGTTCAGACTGAAGTTCAAAAACAATTAAGAATGATGCCAGGACAAGAAAAGATGGTAATGGAGTTTTATCAAAAAAATCCATCAGCATTAGCCAGTTTAAGAGGAACTGTGTATGAAGAAAAAATTATTGATCTAATAAAAACTAAAGCAAAACCATCTAAAAAAGAGATTAGTAAAGAAGAAGCTGAAAAGATTTTAAAAGAACATCAAAAGCAAGACCATAATCACGAACATGATCACGATCAACCTGAAGAAAAAAGGTCAAAACCTTCTTCATCTAAAAAACCTACTGCAAAAAAAGCCTCTGAGCCTGCTAAAACTGAAAAAAAACTAAAGCCTTCAGGATCTAAAAAAACTCCTGCAAAAAAAGTTAGTAAAAAGTAA
- a CDS encoding DUF1289 domain-containing protein, which produces MIISPCISICKTDPKTGYCYGCGKNNDEKKMWKLVGTSEEWKKYNLITIQSRLEGWQLESFKDSYNHKIKNGISLYKKNLIK; this is translated from the coding sequence ATGATTATTTCTCCATGTATAAGCATATGTAAAACAGATCCTAAAACTGGATACTGCTACGGTTGTGGCAAAAATAATGATGAAAAAAAGATGTGGAAATTGGTAGGAACATCAGAGGAATGGAAAAAATATAATCTAATAACTATTCAATCAAGACTGGAAGGCTGGCAATTAGAAAGTTTTAAAGACTCTTATAATCATAAAATTAAAAATGGAATTTCTCTTTATAAAAAAAATTTGATAAAATGA
- a CDS encoding histidine phosphatase family protein — protein MRIIKITLLLLISFNVSFKVISANDLQNIFSDDGKIIFIRHAYAPGGGDPDGFDISNCASQRNLNFEGIAQSKRIGKFFKEHNIKIDKVLSSEWCRCKETSKYAFINHETKSFLNSFFSQKFAHNKDKQIKELKDYIIKWEGKKNLILVTHYVVISEILNVSTSSGEIVITDKNFNILASINTSNN, from the coding sequence ATGAGAATAATTAAAATTACTTTACTCTTGCTTATATCTTTCAATGTATCTTTTAAAGTTATTTCAGCAAATGATCTTCAAAATATATTCAGTGATGATGGAAAGATAATATTTATAAGGCATGCATATGCACCAGGTGGAGGCGATCCTGATGGATTTGATATATCAAACTGTGCCTCACAACGTAATTTAAATTTCGAAGGTATTGCTCAATCAAAGCGGATAGGTAAGTTTTTCAAAGAACATAATATAAAAATTGATAAAGTTTTATCTAGCGAATGGTGCAGATGTAAAGAAACATCAAAATATGCTTTTATCAATCATGAAACTAAAAGTTTCTTAAATTCATTTTTTAGTCAAAAGTTTGCTCATAATAAAGATAAGCAGATAAAAGAATTAAAAGATTATATAATAAAATGGGAAGGAAAAAAAAACCTAATCTTAGTAACACATTATGTTGTAATCTCAGAAATTTTAAATGTGTCTACTTCTTCAGGTGAGATTGTAATAACGGATAAAAATTTTAATATTCTAGCCAGTATAAATACAAGCAATAATTAA
- a CDS encoding uracil-DNA glycosylase, translating into MNTKFKKLNNSIIKCKKCSRLIKFSKKISITKRKQNITEVYWGKPVAGFGDIDARLMIIGLAPAAHGGTRTGRAFTGDKSGDFLFSCLHKVGISNIPTSIHRKDGLKLNSTYITNILKCVPPEDKPLNKELSNCSNYFDNEIQNLKNLKVIISLGKIAFDNCVKFYKKNYLIKQKFIFKHGIKYKLPDGKILIACYHPSPRNVNTKVINKKKMISLLKAAKNHSKA; encoded by the coding sequence ATGAATACTAAATTTAAAAAACTAAATAATTCAATAATTAAATGTAAAAAATGCTCTAGGTTAATTAAATTTAGTAAGAAAATTTCAATAACAAAAAGAAAGCAAAATATTACCGAAGTTTACTGGGGAAAACCAGTTGCTGGCTTTGGTGATATTGATGCCAGATTAATGATTATTGGTCTTGCGCCTGCCGCGCATGGCGGGACAAGGACTGGTAGGGCATTTACAGGAGATAAATCTGGTGATTTTTTATTTAGCTGTCTCCATAAGGTTGGTATATCAAACATCCCTACCTCAATACATCGTAAAGATGGGTTAAAACTTAATAGTACATATATTACAAATATCTTAAAATGTGTTCCCCCTGAAGATAAACCATTAAATAAAGAGCTAAGTAACTGTTCAAATTATTTTGATAATGAGATTCAAAATTTAAAAAACTTAAAAGTTATAATAAGCTTAGGTAAAATTGCTTTTGATAATTGTGTTAAATTTTATAAAAAAAATTATTTAATTAAGCAAAAATTTATATTTAAGCATGGTATTAAATATAAATTACCTGATGGGAAAATTTTAATTGCCTGTTATCACCCTAGTCCACGTAATGTTAATACTAAAGTCATTAATAAAAAAAAAATGATAAGTCTACTTAAAGCTGCTAAAAATCACTCTAAAGCTTAA
- a CDS encoding YbgC/FadM family acyl-CoA thioesterase codes for MHKNFFHNVKVYYEDTDAGGIVYYANYLKFLERARTEALVTLGFNNKKIKNDFEAQIIVKSCNIEYKISAHLEDELTIRSFVKSITKTSFFMNQFIKRGEDLIVEAKVHLVFVNKEGKPMKIPDTLFQDFKPYFCDTIKL; via the coding sequence ATGCATAAAAATTTTTTTCACAATGTTAAAGTTTATTATGAGGATACAGATGCTGGAGGCATAGTGTATTATGCTAATTATTTGAAATTTCTTGAAAGAGCCCGTACAGAAGCTTTAGTCACATTAGGTTTTAATAATAAAAAGATTAAAAATGACTTTGAAGCTCAAATTATAGTTAAGTCATGTAATATTGAATATAAAATTTCTGCTCATCTTGAAGATGAGCTAACTATAAGATCTTTTGTTAAATCAATTACAAAAACATCATTTTTTATGAATCAATTTATTAAAAGGGGTGAAGATTTAATAGTTGAAGCAAAAGTTCATTTAGTATTTGTTAATAAGGAGGGTAAACCTATGAAGATACCAGATACTTTGTTTCAAGATTTTAAACCTTACTTTTGTGATACTATTAAGCTTTAG
- a CDS encoding DUF3047 domain-containing protein — MLRNFIITIFSSFLLLTNVNAEKITVFDFTDEEFNTLKVGKKYKGETTWTLGSNEKGNFIKAEAEGKGSGLGKEIKIDLLKTPFINITWKVEKDLSGIIENSKKGHDYAARVFVIKKTGSTALSNRAINYVFSSNNKVGKNSPSPYTKKSIDYVLSTTQENLDKWVTVKSNVKEDFMKLHGINVEDISGVAIMTDTDNSKLKAISYYQDIYFSAK; from the coding sequence ATGTTAAGAAATTTTATAATAACAATATTTTCTTCTTTTTTACTTCTAACTAATGTTAATGCTGAAAAAATTACTGTTTTTGATTTTACAGATGAGGAATTCAACACACTAAAAGTTGGAAAAAAATACAAAGGTGAAACAACATGGACTCTTGGCTCTAACGAAAAAGGTAATTTTATTAAAGCAGAAGCTGAAGGTAAAGGATCTGGCTTAGGTAAAGAAATTAAAATTGATCTACTAAAAACCCCTTTTATTAATATTACTTGGAAAGTTGAAAAAGACTTATCTGGTATAATAGAAAACAGTAAAAAGGGACATGATTATGCTGCAAGAGTATTCGTTATAAAAAAAACTGGCTCTACAGCCCTTTCTAATAGAGCTATAAATTATGTGTTTTCTAGCAATAATAAAGTAGGAAAAAATTCACCTAGTCCATATACAAAAAAATCAATTGATTATGTTTTATCAACAACTCAAGAAAACCTTGATAAGTGGGTGACTGTCAAATCTAATGTTAAGGAAGACTTTATGAAACTTCATGGAATAAATGTGGAAGATATATCCGGAGTTGCAATAATGACTGATACAGATAACTCAAAGTTAAAAGCTATATCTTATTATCAAGATATTTATTTTTCAGCAAAATGA
- a CDS encoding SDR family NAD(P)-dependent oxidoreductase encodes MHQFDLKNKIAIITGGAQGFGLDIAKRFLKSGAKAIIWDIDEEELKKAVKAVNDPNLSYNVVDVSDFKNVKDTVDKTAKSSNIDILINNAGITGSTSSLWDYDVVEWNKIIEINLMGTFNCCKCVVPYMIKNDYGRIVNVASVAGKDGNANASAYSSAKAGVIGLTKSLGKELADKNVAVNAVTPAGAKTRILNQMSKEHVARMLSKVPRGRFLEIEEFTSLICWLSSEENSFSTAAVFDISGGRSTY; translated from the coding sequence ATGCATCAATTTGATTTAAAAAATAAAATAGCAATTATCACGGGTGGAGCACAAGGTTTTGGTTTAGATATTGCTAAACGTTTTTTAAAGTCAGGAGCAAAAGCTATTATCTGGGATATAGATGAAGAAGAATTAAAGAAAGCTGTTAAAGCTGTGAACGATCCAAATCTTTCATATAATGTCGTTGACGTATCTGATTTTAAAAATGTCAAAGATACAGTTGATAAAACAGCAAAATCTTCAAATATCGATATTTTAATTAATAATGCAGGTATTACTGGGTCTACGTCTTCACTTTGGGATTATGATGTAGTTGAATGGAATAAAATAATAGAAATTAACTTAATGGGCACATTTAACTGTTGTAAATGTGTGGTGCCTTACATGATTAAAAATGATTATGGTAGAATAGTTAATGTTGCATCAGTTGCTGGAAAAGATGGTAATGCAAACGCAAGTGCTTATAGCTCAGCAAAAGCGGGTGTTATTGGTTTAACAAAATCGCTAGGAAAAGAACTGGCTGATAAAAATGTAGCTGTTAATGCTGTTACTCCAGCAGGGGCTAAAACAAGAATATTAAACCAAATGTCAAAAGAACATGTGGCTAGAATGTTATCAAAAGTGCCAAGAGGTAGATTTTTAGAAATTGAAGAATTTACATCTCTAATTTGCTGGCTTTCATCTGAAGAAAACTCATTTTCAACAGCTGCTGTTTTTGATATTAGTGGTGGTAGATCTACTTATTAA
- a CDS encoding cytosine permease: MIQHKNKINLINWELVSVNPNDKTWNWKDIFCFWGINIQSVIAFSLIASLYLVYDLNVAVIFLGSLIGSLLVYFLANLIGKPSQKYGLPFPVILRTSLGVFGAKYFSLIRGFVGIFMFGIQTYFLSKAFSYLIRIFFFSVDNTFLQYDIFLIFISGLNIIDWASFLIAILLQSFLFSKSHKFNKLIINYSAITVYIGMLLFFFVVLLLDVKEVSRSFADIFTYNNIFLKSNIAPLITVVGIVFAYFSIILVNFGDFARYVKDEEELKKGNLSLFLNLVIFSFFAVFIVVGADVIFHQKLEDIGKILTNPTDIIGTLDNTIITVIVLFFIIVASASTNLIANYVPAQNSLLNFFPSKLNLKTSSYIIVFFGFVIGIFWLPLLSQIGILSFVDTFSSFFGPLFGVMIIDYYLVKNSNLDNKDIFLAEPGGAYFYSNGWHIKAAYSIILGFIFTASTIWNESLMNFNSYSWLIGAFISSLTYYLLASK; this comes from the coding sequence GTGATTCAGCATAAAAATAAAATTAATCTTATTAACTGGGAGTTAGTTTCAGTTAACCCGAATGATAAAACTTGGAATTGGAAGGATATTTTTTGTTTTTGGGGTATCAATATACAAAGTGTTATTGCTTTTTCCTTAATAGCATCATTATACCTTGTTTATGATTTAAACGTTGCAGTTATTTTTTTAGGAAGTTTAATTGGATCTCTTCTAGTTTATTTTTTAGCTAACTTGATAGGAAAGCCATCTCAAAAATATGGTCTTCCATTTCCTGTTATTTTAAGGACCTCATTAGGTGTGTTTGGGGCAAAATATTTTTCTTTAATAAGAGGCTTTGTTGGTATCTTCATGTTTGGCATTCAAACATATTTTTTATCAAAAGCATTTAGTTATTTAATTCGAATATTTTTCTTTTCTGTTGATAATACTTTCCTTCAATACGATATTTTTTTAATTTTTATTTCAGGTCTTAACATTATTGATTGGGCCTCTTTTTTAATAGCAATTCTATTGCAATCTTTTTTATTCAGTAAAAGTCATAAATTTAATAAGTTAATTATTAATTATTCAGCAATAACAGTTTACATAGGAATGTTATTATTTTTTTTTGTTGTGCTTCTTTTGGATGTTAAGGAGGTTTCAAGATCATTTGCTGATATTTTTACTTATAATAATATATTTCTTAAGAGTAATATTGCCCCTTTGATTACTGTGGTTGGAATAGTTTTTGCTTACTTTTCAATTATTCTTGTAAATTTTGGAGACTTTGCCCGTTATGTTAAAGATGAAGAAGAATTGAAAAAAGGTAATTTAAGTTTATTTTTAAATCTCGTTATTTTCTCGTTTTTTGCTGTTTTTATAGTTGTTGGAGCTGATGTAATTTTTCATCAAAAACTTGAGGACATCGGGAAAATTCTTACAAATCCTACGGATATTATAGGAACTCTAGATAACACTATTATAACTGTAATAGTTTTATTTTTTATTATTGTAGCTTCAGCGTCTACTAATCTAATTGCAAATTATGTGCCTGCTCAAAATTCTTTGTTAAATTTCTTTCCAAGCAAACTTAATCTAAAAACTTCTTCTTATATTATTGTTTTTTTTGGATTTGTAATTGGTATTTTTTGGTTACCATTATTAAGTCAGATAGGAATTTTATCTTTTGTTGATACATTTTCTTCATTTTTTGGACCTCTTTTTGGAGTTATGATTATAGATTATTATTTAGTTAAAAATTCAAACTTAGATAATAAGGATATATTTTTAGCAGAACCTGGTGGAGCTTACTTTTATTCAAATGGATGGCATATAAAAGCTGCATATTCTATAATCTTAGGGTTTATTTTTACTGCCTCAACAATTTGGAACGAAAGTTTAATGAATTTTAATTCTTACTCTTGGTTAATTGGTGCTTTTATCTCTTCATTGACTTACTATTTATTAGCAAGTAAATAA
- a CDS encoding DMT family transporter, translating into MHFLKKNIGYLAMFLAVIGFGSGPPFVKLALEEFQIVDLLAVRFAIAFLLMLTFALIMRVDLSIRKIGLTPFLMGLLNPFLVTLAFHVGLMLTSPINGVAIISTMPIMQPFVAKIFLDEKIEIKVLIGAFITIIGTYILLSSQTIIGQGNYIGDFIIFAGMTLASINEVIGRKKMQTNVNQLGVNTYQYFTGFILSFLILFIIWPNSTFGYSFHLEFTPSVIAAITLSFITFGSYLFYNYALRRVSVGRISLMYPLTGPIGALSAWLVIDAEITLKIFISLGIILVGTVIPYINKK; encoded by the coding sequence ATGCACTTTCTTAAAAAAAATATTGGTTACTTAGCAATGTTTCTTGCTGTAATTGGGTTTGGCTCAGGTCCTCCGTTTGTAAAGCTTGCTCTAGAAGAATTTCAAATTGTTGATCTATTAGCAGTAAGGTTTGCAATTGCTTTTTTGCTTATGTTAACTTTTGCTTTAATAATGAGAGTTGACTTATCAATTAGAAAAATAGGTCTAACACCTTTCTTGATGGGCTTATTAAACCCTTTTCTTGTAACGTTAGCTTTTCATGTGGGTTTAATGCTTACGTCACCTATTAACGGTGTTGCTATTATAAGCACTATGCCAATTATGCAGCCTTTTGTTGCTAAGATATTTTTAGATGAAAAAATTGAGATAAAGGTTTTAATAGGAGCTTTTATAACAATTATTGGGACTTATATTCTCTTATCAAGTCAAACTATTATCGGTCAGGGAAATTATATTGGAGATTTTATTATTTTTGCTGGAATGACTTTGGCTTCAATTAATGAGGTAATTGGTAGAAAAAAAATGCAAACTAATGTTAACCAACTAGGTGTAAATACTTATCAATATTTTACTGGTTTCATTTTATCATTTTTAATATTATTTATTATTTGGCCTAACTCTACATTTGGCTATTCATTTCATTTAGAATTTACACCATCAGTAATAGCTGCAATCACTTTATCTTTTATAACTTTTGGTTCTTATTTATTTTATAATTATGCTTTAAGGAGAGTGTCAGTAGGAAGAATTAGTCTTATGTATCCTTTAACAGGACCCATAGGTGCTTTATCTGCCTGGTTGGTAATTGATGCTGAAATTACTTTAAAGATATTTATTTCACTGGGAATTATTCTAGTTGGAACTGTAATTCCTTATATAAATAAAAAATAA
- a CDS encoding TRAP transporter large permease: MEIFSQELIGALMIGVMLFAIFIGFPISFTLIFLGLVFGYWGFGQLVFYLMTLQFNMIMTESTLVAVPLFIFMGILMESAGLMERLFSAIQLMLSRTRGALFYAVMFVSTIFAAATGIVGASVTILGIMAGKTMIKSGYDTRLSAGLICAGGTLGILIPPSIMLVVMGPVLEIPVTDLFAAAIIPGIMLAFLYALYTTVRCYFDPKLGPILPKSMQPKSMGKVWIEFFLGLVPPAGLVFFALGSILFGLATPTEGAGIGAIGSLLLALAYKKLTLKTLKNSLIKTLEITALIMFLVAASNFFGAVFSKLGTPSLLTEFLLNLEVNRYVILAILMAVIFLLGWPLEWVPIVLIVLPIFVPLIKELDFNLTWFAILVAVNLQTAWLSPPVALSAYFLKGVVPEWELKDIYLGMMQFMGIQVLGLILIIIFPQIALWLPSIMYP; encoded by the coding sequence ATGGAAATTTTTTCACAAGAATTAATTGGAGCACTAATGATAGGGGTAATGTTATTTGCTATCTTTATTGGGTTTCCTATTTCATTTACATTAATATTTTTAGGTCTTGTGTTTGGTTACTGGGGTTTTGGACAGTTAGTTTTTTATCTAATGACCCTACAGTTCAATATGATTATGACAGAAAGCACACTGGTTGCTGTCCCACTCTTTATTTTTATGGGTATATTAATGGAATCTGCAGGTCTTATGGAAAGACTATTTTCAGCTATACAATTAATGCTATCTAGAACAAGAGGTGCATTATTTTACGCAGTTATGTTTGTGTCTACAATTTTCGCTGCTGCAACAGGAATAGTTGGAGCATCAGTAACAATTCTTGGAATCATGGCAGGTAAAACTATGATTAAATCTGGATACGATACTAGATTATCAGCAGGTTTAATATGTGCTGGAGGAACTCTTGGAATTTTAATTCCGCCAAGTATTATGTTGGTGGTGATGGGGCCTGTTTTAGAAATCCCAGTAACAGATTTATTTGCTGCAGCAATAATTCCAGGAATAATGTTGGCATTTCTTTATGCTCTTTACACTACTGTTAGATGTTATTTTGATCCAAAACTTGGTCCAATTTTACCAAAAAGTATGCAGCCAAAAAGTATGGGTAAAGTTTGGATAGAATTCTTTTTAGGGTTAGTACCTCCTGCGGGATTAGTATTTTTTGCACTAGGTAGTATATTGTTTGGTTTAGCAACACCTACTGAAGGTGCTGGTATTGGAGCTATTGGATCTTTATTACTTGCTTTAGCATATAAAAAATTAACTTTAAAAACTTTAAAGAATTCTTTAATTAAAACTTTAGAGATTACTGCATTAATAATGTTTTTAGTTGCTGCATCAAATTTCTTTGGAGCAGTTTTTTCAAAATTAGGAACACCATCTTTATTAACTGAATTTTTATTAAATCTTGAAGTTAACAGATATGTTATTTTAGCTATATTAATGGCAGTAATTTTCTTGTTAGGTTGGCCTTTAGAATGGGTACCAATAGTTCTTATTGTGTTACCAATTTTTGTTCCATTAATTAAAGAATTAGACTTTAACTTGACTTGGTTTGCCATACTTGTAGCGGTAAATTTACAGACCGCCTGGCTATCTCCACCCGTAGCTCTATCTGCGTATTTCTTAAAAGGTGTTGTGCCAGAATGGGAACTTAAAGATATTTATCTTGGTATGATGCAATTTATGGGAATACAGGTTTTAGGTTTAATCTTAATTATTATATTTCCTCAAATTGCACTTTGGTTACCTAGTATAATGTATCCTTAA
- a CDS encoding TRAP transporter small permease subunit encodes MVKKKSHSAGVKETLDITDELIAERRTSLKMPKDMTPWMAKTIELIDLNMLRVGKIVCWMVIPLIFAMTFEVIGRHFFNRPTLWAYDVTRMIAGAFFMLGAGYALSKGIHIRADFLYRNWKVKTQAKVDLFLYLLFFFPGFIVFFWVSFDYAYTSICGKFILAECLDGKVRIQRAMDTTWMPVMWPLKSCMPIGAFLLLIQGISELFKTYYAFVKGRWP; translated from the coding sequence ATGGTCAAAAAAAAATCACATTCTGCTGGTGTTAAAGAAACTCTAGATATTACTGATGAGTTAATAGCAGAACGTCGAACTAGTTTAAAAATGCCTAAGGACATGACTCCTTGGATGGCAAAAACTATAGAGTTAATCGATCTTAACATGTTAAGAGTTGGTAAAATAGTTTGTTGGATGGTAATTCCTCTAATTTTTGCAATGACTTTTGAAGTTATTGGTAGACATTTTTTTAATAGACCAACTCTTTGGGCTTATGATGTAACCAGAATGATTGCAGGAGCATTTTTTATGTTGGGTGCTGGTTACGCATTATCAAAAGGTATTCATATAAGAGCTGACTTTTTATATAGAAATTGGAAAGTTAAAACTCAAGCCAAAGTAGACTTATTCTTATATTTATTATTCTTCTTTCCGGGCTTCATAGTCTTTTTTTGGGTAAGCTTTGATTATGCTTATACTTCTATTTGTGGGAAATTTATTTTAGCAGAATGCTTAGACGGAAAAGTTAGAATTCAAAGAGCAATGGATACCACTTGGATGCCAGTAATGTGGCCATTAAAAAGTTGTATGCCAATTGGAGCTTTTTTATTATTAATTCAAGGGATATCAGAATTATTCAAAACATATTATGCTTTTGTGAAAGGTAGATGGCCATAA